The window CCCGCCAGACGCTACTCGATCCGAACCAGTCGCATTCACTGCTCGTCTACACCGCCATTCCCGGCAGTGAGAACCACGAAAAATTGCAGTTGCTGTCCGTCATCGGAACCCAGGCTCGTCACTAACCTCGATCTTTCACGCTGGGAGCCACCCTCGCAACCTTGTTGATGTTGAGTTGTCGGCCTTGACTGGTTCGCGTCGTGACCGGATGCCCCGTTGGGCTCTAACGCGTGCGCGTTCGGCGAGGCGCGCCAAGACCGGGAGGGCGCCGTGATGATCAGACCGCTGCGGTCAGTTCGGTCGAGGACCCGCGGGTAGACCGGTGCCTTGTCCGTGGTGACCTCGACCGGCCGGCGGCCGTGAGGCCATCACCCAGGCGGCACTCGGGCTACACGCCGCCCACTTCCCCTCCCCGTTCGCCACCGTCCTCGCCCGCGCCGAAACCCTCGACGTCACGCTGTCGCTGCTCGACCGGCCCCAAGGTCTCACCACGCTGCGGTGCATGCGTCGCCACGCCGCACCTGCTGCCCCTCGACCTCGCCGCCGCCGCGCACCAGGCCACCGTCCACTACCGTCTCCGCGACGCGACCCGGCGCAGGCGTAACGCCACGCCCCAGACAACCTGCTCAACCCAGACCAGCGGACAGCTGCACAGCCTGCTGGCCGACGGCCCGTCACCGCGCGGCGCAGGACGATAGGCGGGCCGTGCGGAACCCGGCTATCCCGCGACGGGCTGCAGCTCGGTGACCTGGCTGGTGTTCAGCACATCGGCGATGCGCCAGAGCCCGAGCCAGCTCTGTGGGTGGACCGACTCGTCGAGCAACGCGGCATGGGCTCGCGGGTCGGGGTCGGCGCACGCCTCGGCGCAGACGGTGACCTGGTAGCCGACGTCGACCCCCCACCTGGTCGTGGACAGCACCGTCCCGGAGGTCGCCACCCCCGCCAGGATGATCTTCTCAATGTTCGCGGCCCGGAGGAGCTCGTGCAGGTTCGTGGTGGCGAAGGCTCCGATGCTGCTCTTGGTCAGAACCGGCTCGTCACCGACCGGCACGAGGAGGGGATGGATCCGATCCTGCATCCCGGCCGGGACGACGTGTATCACGGGCAGCCCCGCGGAGCGGGCCGCGTCCAGCGCGCCCGCGGCGTGCTCGGCGATGGCGGCGTTGTGGCTGAAGTTCTCGACGATGTACGCGGCGAAGTCCAGCGCCAGGAACGCGGCCGGCACGGACGTCGGCTGACTGGCCACAGTCATCAGGTTCTCCTTCGCGAATTGGTACGGGCCGGCGGTGCACGAGACCAAGACGCCGCCGTCACCACCGGCGTTCTCACGCCGAGCGCCACAGCGGACACGAGTAAAATCGGAGACAGCGCCCCGGTTCGACCACTGTACCGGAGACAGCGCCCCGGTTGGAGAACCTCGGACCGAGGGAGACCCGGATGGAGACCGAGCACCGGCCACTGCGCGCCGACGCGCGCCGCAATCGCGACCGGCTTCTGCAGGTGGCCCGGGAGGCCTTCGCGGCCGACGGACTGTCCGTCTCGCTGGACGAGATCGCGCGCCGGGCCGGTGTGGGGCCCGGCACCCTCTACCGCCACTTCCCCACCAAGGAGACGCTCTTCGAGTCCGTCATCCACGAGCGCCTCGACCCCCTGCTGGCCGAGGCGCGGGCCCTGCGCCACGCCGACGACGCAGGAGCAGCCCTCTTCAAGTTCATCGAGCGCCTCGCCGTCGACGCCTCGACGAAGACAGACCTCATCGACGCGATCGCCTCCACCAGGGCCGACATGCAGGCATCCGTAGCCGCGATGACCGCCGCCCTGCGCGATGAGATCGGCCACCTCCTCGTCCGGGCGCAGGACGGCGGGGAGGTACGCGGCGACATCGACACCGCCGACCTGATGGCGGTGCTGACCGGTACCCTCCTCTCGCTGCGTCACCTCGCGCACCACGACGCGGACCCCACGCGAGTGCTCGCGATCCTGCGCGACGGGCTCCGGTCACCGGACTTCTCGCCCCAAGGGGAGGCTCCCCGTTCCTGAGTGCGCCGCGCGGTCATCGCGGCTCCGAGTCCGACGAAGACGACAGGGAGGCTCCCGGGTGGGGGCCGGCCCGCAGAGCAGACGTCCTCGTCCGGACATGGCGCTGTTCCGGCCGACGATCGGGCGGACGCCACAGCGTCCGGGGCAAGCGGTCGCCCGGAAGCCCTGAGCCGTCGCGGCCTCGGCGTCGTCCAGTTGGTCTGGCCGCGCGCCCGCGGCCGAGCGCGCCGCCAGGCGTGTTCAGGCCGGGGTGAAGATGACGGGGAGTTCGGCCAGGCCGCGGACCCAGAAGGTGGGACGCCAAAGGAGGCTGACAGAAGGGATGGCGAGGGCGATGTCGGGGATGCGGTCCAGGAGCACCGTGACCGCGGTCTCAGCAATGATCTCGGCGAGGCTCTGTTGCGTTGGCGGTGCACAGCGGTCGGGCCATCCGCTCAGGCATGATCGAGTAGTGCGTCGTCGGCGTGTACGACCTGTCGTCCCGGCCTCGGAGTTTGCTGGGTTCCGCTTCCGCCAGAGGTGATCGTTCTGGGCGTCCGCTGGTACCTACGGTTCGCCCTGTCGTACCGCGACGTCGAGGAACTGCTGGCCGAACGCGGCCTCGACGTCGATCACGTCACGATCTTCCGGTGGGTGCGGCGGTTCACGCCGCTGTTGATCGACGCGGCCCGGCCGTGCCGCCACAGCCCGAGCGACAGGTGGTTCACCGATGAGACGTATGTGAAGGTCGCCGGGCGCTGGACGTACGTGTACCGGGCGATCGACCAGTTCGGCCAGGTCATCGACGTCCTCGCCTCCGAAAGACGCGATCTGGCGGCGGCGCGCCGGTTCTTCACCCGGGCACTGGCACACGGGTGGCGGCCGGTCGAGGTGACCACCGATCGGGCCGCGGCTTACCCGCGGGTCCTCGACGAGCAGCTTCCGGCCGCCCACCACATAGATGCCCGGTATGCGAACAACACGATCGAAGCCGATCACGGCCGGCTGAAGGCCCGGCTGCGGCCGATGCGCGGGCTGAAACGGCTGCGCTCCACCCAGGTGATCGGTTCCGGGCACGCCTTCGTTCAGAATCTTCGCCGCGGCCACTACGAACTCGGCGTCGACGCCGAGCCCCATCTCCGGCTCGCAGCAGCGTTCACCGAGCTCGCGCAGGCCATCTGATCAGGCCGCCAACCTGACCCTGTCGTGCCTCGGGCCGGCCCAACGCAACAGAGCCGCCGGGCCACACTCCGCCGGGCAGTTCGTCGGGGCGCAGGCCCCGAAGATGCCCGTCCTGCGGTGGCCTGATCATAACCATTCGCGGGAGGACAAGCTGCGACGAGTGGACGCCACTCTCCGGGCGAGCGCGGCGTCGCTGACCTGGATAGGTGGGGCGGGCGGGCTCACAGGGCGGTTGCGCGGTCGGTGATGCGTCAGCCGGCGGCGGTTCGGACGAGGGTGACGTCGGTGCGGGCGGGCGCGGATGCGGTCTTGTGGGCGAGCACCGTGCCGTCGGCGCCGAGGAAGTCGTAGGCGGCGGTCTGCTCGACGACTCGCAGCACGACGCGGTCGGGCCTTTCGTCGGTGATCTGCAGGTTGAGGGTGCGGGTTGCCAGGTGGGAGACGTGCGCGAAGCGGCCGGTGATGTCGCGCAGCAGGGCGAGGTCGGGCGGGAGCGGTCAGCCGCTGAGCCAGGTTCCCATGGTGAGCGGGTCGAAGCCCCGCCACCAGCGGACCAGGGTCACCGCGTTCGAGCCCTGCACACTGACCGCGACCGGGACGGCGTCGTAGGCCCAGAGGACGACGAACTGGCGGTTGGCCCAGAAGCACAGCAGGGCACCGCCCTGGCCGCCCTGGGGCGGGATCCACCGGCCGACGGCCGGTGCGCCAGCGTCGCAGGAGCCCGGGGTGGGCACGTTGACGGTCAGGAGGTCAAGGCGGCGGTCCAGTGCCGATCGGTCCGGGAAGTGCCAGGCGTACACGAACCGGCCGTCGGAGGCCGCGCAGCGGACGGCGGCGTCCGGATAGGTGCTGTTGGCCGCCGGATCGACCCGGATGCAGCGGGTCATGGTCACGGGGTTGAGCAGCGCCCGCAGCGCCTGGTCGGCCGACAACCCGGCCGCCGGGTGCGGCACCGGCGAGGTCCTCGGTGGCACTGTCGACGGTGGCACGGTCGGCGACGCCGACGCCGACGCCGGGGCCGGGTCGGTCGAGGTCGCGGTCGCCGGCCGTGGGGTGAGAGTGGCCGTTCCCAGGGGGACGGGCGTCGGCGCGCCATCCGGGCTGCCCGGCGGGGGCAGGCGGCTGCCGAGCAGGATCACGGCGGCGATAGCGGCAACGAGGGTGACGCCGACCGCCGTCGGCCTGCGGCGCGCCTGCCGCCACCGGTGCTGGCTGGCACGGGCCGGGGCGGCACTGTCCCGGCCAGGGTTGTGACTGTCCATCAGGTCTCCGCTTACAGCGTGCCGGACCCGCCTTCGGTGACGTTCTTCAGACCGGCGTGACGGCGAGGCCGAGTGCCGATGAGTATGTGCCACCGCAGCGGTCAGTAGTTCGTCGTTTCAACGGATAGTGGCAGTCGCCCGGCACCGCTCGAAGATCCAGAAAGGGACCTCATGCCGAAAGTCGTAACGATCGGTTACGGCGATCGTCCGGGATATGACAGCACAGCCTCATCCGTCCGCGACGAGGCGCACGCGCACGACGGCCGCCTGCGTCGCGGCGGAGTGCTCATGGGGATCGCCGGCGCGCCGGTCCAGGTTCGCAACCACGACGCCGTGCGCGTAGAGACCGACAGGGGCGCGTTCCCGCGGTCCCCGCGGCTCTGTTGCGTTGGCGGTGCACAGCGGTCGGGCCATCCGCTCAGGCATGATCGAGTAGTGCGTCGTCGGCGTGTACGACCTGTCGTCCCGGCCTCGGAGTTTGCTGGGTTCCGCTTCCGCCAGAGGTGATCGTTCTGGGCGTCCGCTGGTACCTACGGTTCGCCCTGTCGTACCGCGACGTCGAGGAACTGCTGGCCGAACGCGGCCTCGACGTCGATCACGTCACGATCTTCCGGTGGGTGCAGCGCACTGTTGCGTCGGTGGACGCTGTGGTCCGTCCCGGCGGCCAGGCATGATCGGATGATGGCGCACCGCCGTCCTCATCCGCCGGTCCCGGTCTCGGCCTCGGAGTTCGCCGGCTTCCGGTTCCCACCGGAGGTGATCGTTCTGGGAGTTCGCTGGTATCTGCGGTTCGCGTTGTCGTACCGGGACATCGAGGAGTTGCTCGCCGAACGCGGCGTCGACGTTGATCACGTGACCGTGTACAGGTGGGTCCGCCGGTTCACCCCGCTGCTGATCGACGCCGCCCGGCCCTGTCGCCACAGCCCGGGCGACAGGTGGTTCACGGACGAGACATATGTCAAGATCGCGGGCCGGTGGCGCTACCTGTACCGAGCGATCGACCAGTACGGGCAGGTCATCGACGTACTCGCCTCCGAGAATCGGGACCTGGCCGCGGCGCGTCGGTTCTTCACCGCCACGTTGTCGCATGGTCGTCGCCCGGTGGAGGTGACCACCGACCGGGCCCCGGCCTACCCACGCGTCCTCGACGAGCAACTGCCTGCTGCTCACCACGTGGACGCCCGCTACGCGAACAACCCGATCGAGGCCGACCACGGCCGGTTGAAAGCCCGGCTGCGGCCGATGCGAGGACTGAAACGACTGCACTCGGCCCAGGTGATTGGCTCCAGGCACGCCTTCGTCCAGAACCTTCGCCGCGGACACTACGAACTCGGCATCGACGCCGAGCCCCATCTCCGGCTCGCGACAGCGTTCGCCGAGCTCGCGCAGGCTATCTGATCAGGTCGCCAACTTGGCCCTGCCGTGCCTCGGGCCGGCTCAACGCAACAGCCCCAGCCCGGCTCCCCGCGCATCGCCGTCCACCAGGCCCGCCACGACCAGCCCCCGGACGACCCGTGGCCCCTCTACCCCCCGGACTGACCACCCGCAAGACACAGACCACCAGCCCGATGAGGGCTGGGGCCTGACGCTCGGCGCCTCGCCGCGGCGAGGCGCCGTAGTCCCGCCAGCCCCGCAATCCGTGTACTCCCATTGAATGGGAGTACACGGATTGCGGGGCTGATCTCGGTCATACGCCCGCGACTACCGCTCGCCGGCCGGCTCGTCCTCGTCCAGGCGGCGGTAGACGGTGGCGCGGCGGCTCGGCAGGATTCTGGCCGCGCTTTCTGGCAGGGGTGGATCGCCGTGTGCGGGCGTCCGATGGCGGTGGCGGTACAACCCTTCCCATAACCGACAACGGGGGAGCGGCCGGGCGTTCCGGCCGGCACCGGTTGCTGGCGGTGGCGGGGCTGGCCGGGCTGGGCACGGTCGCGGCGGTGGTCGCCATCTGGCGCCTGCCGGTCCGGGATGTACCCGGGCGGCTCCGACGGGGCGGTCCAGGCCCGGCCACAGCACTGCAGGGCGGGCTGCTGTTCGCCGGGGTCGTCGGCGTGCTCGCGCTGCCGCTCGGCACCGGCGGCCGCCGCTATGCGCCGGACTTCGCCGACGGCTGCGCGCGGCTCGCCGCGGCTCTGGTCGGCGGCCGC of the Pseudofrankia saprophytica genome contains:
- a CDS encoding TetR/AcrR family transcriptional regulator codes for the protein METEHRPLRADARRNRDRLLQVAREAFAADGLSVSLDEIARRAGVGPGTLYRHFPTKETLFESVIHERLDPLLAEARALRHADDAGAALFKFIERLAVDASTKTDLIDAIASTRADMQASVAAMTAALRDEIGHLLVRAQDGGEVRGDIDTADLMAVLTGTLLSLRHLAHHDADPTRVLAILRDGLRSPDFSPQGEAPRS
- a CDS encoding IS6 family transposase, yielding MAHRRPHPPVPVSASEFAGFRFPPEVIVLGVRWYLRFALSYRDIEELLAERGVDVDHVTVYRWVRRFTPLLIDAARPCRHSPGDRWFTDETYVKIAGRWRYLYRAIDQYGQVIDVLASENRDLAAARRFFTATLSHGRRPVEVTTDRAPAYPRVLDEQLPAAHHVDARYANNPIEADHGRLKARLRPMRGLKRLHSAQVIGSRHAFVQNLRRGHYELGIDAEPHLRLATAFAELAQAI
- a CDS encoding cysteine hydrolase family protein, coding for MTVASQPTSVPAAFLALDFAAYIVENFSHNAAIAEHAAGALDAARSAGLPVIHVVPAGMQDRIHPLLVPVGDEPVLTKSSIGAFATTNLHELLRAANIEKIILAGVATSGTVLSTTRWGVDVGYQVTVCAEACADPDPRAHAALLDESVHPQSWLGLWRIADVLNTSQVTELQPVAG